A single window of Granulicella sibirica DNA harbors:
- a CDS encoding ABC transporter permease — MSSLLRNLRYTVRMLWKNPGLTLTILLTLALGIGANTAIFTVDYATLLAPLPYPEPDQLVVVWSKIKTFHNGISAGDYTDWQRQNSSFQTLSAFTGGAFNIASKEQPENIDGMQVTPGYYNMLGRPFFLGRDFLPEEGVDGKSHVVILTHKLWSHLGADPKLVGQTMRINGEPYTVVGVLQPGLADRGDAQVTVPLVFKPEQLNHDFHWLLSMGRLKPGVTIKQAQADMDAVAAQIAQVNPKSNKGWGVYVEPMKNDFLPSERKQTLWLLLGAVAFILLIACVNVANLLLARGMARQKELAVRSALGATRRTIFEQLLTESLLLAVAGGLLGIGVGYAMLRALIAIMPKGTLPTEADLQLNIPILLFTLAATTLAGLLFGSAPAWYASRIDPGEALKEGGRTGVGAGRHKLRQGLVIGEFALALALLTGAGLAIHSFLNLLRVDLGLKTDHILTFYLPVPDSRPKDPEKIIAYYKRMIAQIQSVPGVTSASASTGTPLFGAGFGMPFTVVGKPAFNDPSMRPNTGFGMATPGFFDTFGIRIVHGRAFSDQDTASSVKVAVVNEEFVKKYLAGTDPLQQRISVEQLIPGVTKLGPPQEWKIVGVYHTIKSGGLRDDRPEMEIPFWQIPWPSVGIGVRTGNDPATMVKSIAAAVHSVDPEIALAEPRTMDEVRDLVLSNDRFTLVLFVSFAVVALLLAALGVYGVMSFSVAQRSHEIALRMALGSDRGRVVALIVREGMALAGIGLSLGLIGAYFVGRGMQSTLYGVGKLDYSVFGLVALLLGIAAVVACIIPAHRAASVQPMQALRAE, encoded by the coding sequence ATGTCGAGCCTGCTGCGTAATCTTCGCTACACCGTGCGTATGTTGTGGAAGAATCCGGGGCTGACGCTCACGATTCTGTTGACGCTGGCGCTTGGGATCGGGGCCAACACGGCCATCTTCACGGTGGACTATGCGACGCTGCTGGCGCCGTTGCCGTATCCGGAGCCGGATCAACTGGTCGTTGTTTGGTCGAAGATCAAGACGTTTCACAATGGCATCTCGGCTGGGGATTACACGGACTGGCAGAGACAGAACTCGAGCTTTCAGACGCTGAGCGCGTTTACGGGTGGGGCGTTCAACATTGCGAGCAAGGAGCAGCCGGAGAATATCGACGGGATGCAGGTGACGCCGGGCTACTACAACATGCTTGGGCGGCCGTTCTTTCTCGGGAGGGACTTTCTGCCGGAGGAGGGTGTGGACGGGAAGAGCCACGTGGTGATCCTGACGCATAAGCTTTGGTCGCATTTGGGCGCGGACCCGAAGTTGGTGGGACAGACGATGCGGATCAACGGGGAGCCGTATACCGTCGTCGGCGTGTTGCAGCCGGGGCTTGCGGACCGCGGCGATGCGCAGGTGACGGTGCCTCTGGTGTTCAAGCCGGAGCAGTTGAACCATGACTTTCACTGGCTGCTTTCGATGGGGCGGTTGAAGCCGGGGGTGACGATCAAGCAGGCGCAGGCGGATATGGATGCCGTGGCGGCGCAGATTGCGCAGGTGAACCCGAAGAGCAACAAGGGCTGGGGCGTGTACGTCGAGCCGATGAAGAATGATTTTCTGCCGAGCGAGCGGAAGCAGACGTTGTGGCTTCTGCTGGGGGCGGTGGCATTCATCCTGCTGATTGCTTGTGTGAATGTGGCGAATCTTCTGCTGGCGCGGGGCATGGCACGGCAGAAGGAGCTTGCGGTGCGGAGCGCGCTGGGCGCGACACGGAGGACGATCTTCGAGCAGTTGCTGACGGAGAGTCTTCTGCTGGCGGTTGCGGGAGGGCTGCTCGGGATTGGGGTTGGGTACGCGATGCTGCGGGCGCTGATTGCGATCATGCCGAAGGGGACGCTGCCGACCGAGGCGGACTTGCAGCTCAATATTCCGATCCTGCTGTTTACGCTGGCGGCGACGACGCTGGCGGGGCTTCTGTTTGGGAGTGCGCCGGCGTGGTATGCATCGCGGATCGATCCGGGTGAGGCGTTGAAGGAGGGTGGTCGGACGGGTGTGGGCGCCGGGCGGCACAAGCTGCGGCAGGGGCTTGTGATTGGGGAGTTCGCGCTGGCGCTGGCGCTGCTGACGGGTGCGGGACTGGCGATTCACAGCTTTCTGAATTTGTTGCGGGTGGATCTTGGGCTGAAGACGGATCACATTCTGACGTTCTATCTGCCGGTTCCGGACTCGCGGCCGAAGGATCCGGAGAAGATCATTGCGTATTACAAGCGGATGATTGCGCAGATTCAGTCGGTGCCGGGAGTGACGTCGGCTTCGGCGTCCACGGGGACGCCGTTGTTTGGCGCGGGATTCGGGATGCCGTTCACGGTGGTTGGCAAGCCGGCGTTCAACGATCCTTCGATGCGGCCGAACACGGGGTTCGGCATGGCGACGCCGGGGTTCTTCGATACGTTCGGGATCCGAATCGTGCATGGGAGGGCGTTCAGCGATCAGGACACGGCTTCGAGCGTGAAGGTCGCGGTGGTGAACGAGGAATTCGTGAAGAAGTATCTGGCGGGCACGGATCCGCTGCAGCAGAGGATCTCGGTGGAACAGCTTATTCCGGGGGTGACGAAGCTTGGGCCGCCGCAGGAGTGGAAGATCGTCGGGGTATATCACACGATCAAGAGCGGGGGGCTGCGGGACGATCGGCCGGAGATGGAGATTCCGTTCTGGCAGATTCCGTGGCCGAGCGTGGGGATTGGCGTGCGGACAGGGAACGATCCGGCGACGATGGTGAAGAGTATCGCGGCGGCGGTTCACTCGGTCGACCCGGAGATTGCGTTGGCTGAGCCTCGGACGATGGACGAGGTGCGGGACTTGGTGCTGTCGAACGACCGGTTTACGCTGGTTCTTTTTGTCAGCTTCGCGGTGGTGGCTCTTCTGCTTGCGGCTTTGGGAGTTTATGGGGTGATGTCGTTTTCAGTAGCGCAGCGTTCGCATGAGATTGCCCTGCGGATGGCGCTGGGGTCGGACAGGGGCCGCGTCGTCGCGTTGATTGTGAGGGAGGGGATGGCGCTGGCGGGGATTGGGCTTTCGCTTGGGCTGATTGGCGCTTACTTCGTGGGGCGTGGGATGCAGAGCACGCTCTATGGGGTGGGGAAGCTGGACTACTCGGTGTTTGGACTGGTGGCGCTTCTGCTTGGGATCGCCGCGGTGGTGGCTTGCATCATTCCGGCGCATCGGGCGGCGTCGGTGCAGCCGATGCAGGCGCTTCGGGCGGAGTGA
- the thiS gene encoding sulfur carrier protein ThiS: MSLTLTLNGQARSFDALGVDASLADLVVELGLKGDRIALERNGEIVSRQRWGETVLADGDKLELVHFVGGGSVEATAV, encoded by the coding sequence ATGTCACTTACGCTTACGCTGAATGGGCAGGCCCGTAGCTTTGACGCGCTCGGGGTCGATGCGAGCCTTGCGGATCTTGTGGTCGAGCTTGGGCTCAAGGGAGATCGCATTGCGCTGGAGCGGAACGGCGAGATCGTCTCGCGACAGCGGTGGGGCGAGACGGTGCTTGCGGATGGGGACAAGCTCGAGCTTGTGCACTTCGTCGGCGGGGGAAGCGTAGAGGCCACAGCGGTATGA
- a CDS encoding ABC transporter permease, protein MRGFVEIIRQVFDAIWANKLRSFLTMFGIAWGVASLLLLVGLGEGFRSGNRRGLAEFGTDVIMMWGANVPALPGQTTGLHPYKLTMRDVDAVRAQAPHVRAATGLINRGDLKQVSEYSSTGGAVMGIEANYPQIRNLPIAQGRELTEEDVRLHRMVAILGKKNNQLLFPGRPSLGAFITLNGYRFEVVGVAAKIGRGNNDGDNQKIYIPLTTMVELFPIKGENVPLDAISSIQYQPTTPDLNETAKMDVHRVIAQRNGFDPLNIEGFEEWDTIKQSRSIGMIFTAMDVFLGGVGIVTLALGAVGIINIMLVTVSERTKEIGLRKALGATNKSIMLQFFLEGLTLTGVSGFIGIVAAGLLMAGLHAVMGDGAQGFDPPRLVPWSAAMAMGTLTLAGVVAGLYPARKAAMLEPVEALRKD, encoded by the coding sequence ATGCGCGGCTTTGTGGAAATCATTCGGCAGGTCTTCGACGCGATCTGGGCCAATAAGCTGCGGTCATTCCTGACGATGTTCGGGATTGCCTGGGGCGTGGCTTCGCTTCTTCTGCTGGTCGGGCTGGGTGAGGGGTTTCGGTCGGGGAACCGGCGGGGGCTGGCGGAGTTTGGGACCGACGTCATCATGATGTGGGGGGCGAATGTTCCCGCGCTGCCGGGGCAGACGACCGGGTTACATCCGTACAAGCTGACGATGCGGGATGTGGATGCGGTGCGGGCGCAGGCTCCGCATGTGCGGGCGGCGACGGGGCTGATCAATCGCGGAGATCTGAAGCAGGTCAGCGAGTATTCGAGCACGGGTGGGGCGGTGATGGGGATTGAGGCCAACTATCCGCAGATCCGGAACCTTCCGATTGCGCAGGGCAGAGAGTTGACCGAGGAGGATGTCCGGCTGCACCGGATGGTGGCGATCCTGGGGAAGAAGAATAACCAGCTTCTGTTTCCGGGGCGGCCTTCGCTTGGAGCGTTTATCACGCTGAATGGTTACCGGTTCGAAGTGGTGGGGGTCGCCGCGAAGATCGGGCGTGGGAATAACGACGGGGATAACCAGAAGATCTACATTCCGCTGACGACGATGGTGGAGCTGTTTCCGATCAAGGGCGAGAATGTTCCGCTCGATGCGATCAGCTCGATTCAGTATCAGCCGACGACTCCTGACCTGAACGAGACGGCAAAGATGGACGTGCATCGTGTGATCGCGCAGAGGAATGGCTTCGACCCCCTGAACATAGAGGGCTTCGAGGAGTGGGACACGATCAAGCAGTCGCGATCGATCGGGATGATCTTCACGGCGATGGATGTCTTTCTCGGTGGGGTGGGGATCGTGACACTTGCGCTTGGTGCTGTGGGGATCATCAACATCATGCTGGTGACGGTGAGCGAACGGACCAAGGAGATCGGGCTGCGGAAGGCTCTGGGCGCGACGAACAAGAGCATCATGCTGCAGTTCTTTCTTGAGGGGCTGACGCTGACGGGCGTGAGCGGATTTATCGGGATTGTTGCGGCTGGTTTGTTGATGGCTGGTCTGCATGCGGTGATGGGGGATGGGGCGCAGGGGTTCGATCCGCCTCGGCTGGTGCCCTGGTCGGCTGCGATGGCGATGGGCACGCTGACGCTGGCAGGTGTGGTCGCGGGGCTTTATCCGGCGCGCAAGGCAGCGATGCTCGAGCCGGTGGAAGCGCTGAGGAAGGACTAG
- a CDS encoding ABC transporter permease has protein sequence MLRDIFGQAMEAMRHNGRRTAITIVGMAWGIATVVLLLAYGAGFGRAFETIFAQFGTNIIGVFPGRTSEQAGGSKAGVQVRLTLDDVEKIQETIPGIVHVAAQVSKTVTVQSDLRSENWNVDGDQPEIQGILNKQIGTGRLITAADVAERAHVTVLGSEAKTKLFSGLDPAGQRVRINGISFEVVGVLKAKMQEGDDDINRTVIVPFSTMSEIKDTKYLDGMWMSYHGDHKQIEKAIRAMLAEQHGYRASDRNAVYLANLMEQLAQFRIVSIGLQILLLFIGALTLGIAGIGLMNIMLVSVQQRTREIGVEKALGARRRHILLQFLAEALVISGVGGFGGIVLAYIVSYSVGSITFYSAIATGAEAADIRLLISPQSVLAASVILIVVGTVSGMVPAIQASKLNPIEALRYE, from the coding sequence ATGTTGAGAGATATCTTTGGACAGGCGATGGAGGCCATGCGGCATAACGGCCGCAGGACGGCGATCACGATCGTCGGGATGGCCTGGGGGATTGCGACGGTCGTGCTTCTGCTGGCGTATGGCGCTGGGTTCGGGAGGGCGTTCGAGACGATCTTTGCGCAGTTTGGGACGAACATCATCGGGGTGTTTCCGGGGCGGACGAGCGAGCAGGCGGGTGGGTCGAAGGCGGGGGTGCAGGTTCGGCTGACGCTGGATGATGTGGAGAAGATCCAGGAGACGATTCCGGGAATCGTGCATGTGGCAGCGCAGGTGTCGAAGACGGTGACGGTGCAGAGCGATCTGCGGTCGGAGAACTGGAACGTCGATGGGGATCAACCGGAGATACAGGGAATTCTGAATAAGCAGATCGGCACGGGAAGGCTGATCACGGCGGCGGATGTGGCGGAGCGGGCGCATGTGACGGTGCTTGGCTCGGAGGCGAAGACGAAGCTGTTCTCAGGGCTCGACCCGGCGGGGCAGAGGGTCCGGATCAACGGGATCAGCTTCGAGGTGGTGGGGGTGCTGAAGGCGAAGATGCAGGAGGGGGACGACGATATCAACCGAACGGTGATTGTGCCGTTTTCGACGATGTCGGAGATCAAGGATACGAAGTACCTGGACGGGATGTGGATGAGCTATCACGGGGATCATAAGCAGATCGAGAAGGCGATCCGGGCGATGCTGGCGGAACAGCATGGTTACCGGGCTTCTGACCGGAATGCTGTTTATCTGGCGAATTTGATGGAGCAGTTGGCGCAGTTCCGGATTGTGAGTATTGGTCTGCAGATTCTGCTTCTGTTTATTGGAGCGCTGACGCTTGGGATCGCGGGCATCGGCCTGATGAACATCATGCTGGTGAGCGTGCAGCAGAGGACGCGGGAGATCGGCGTCGAGAAGGCGCTGGGTGCGCGGCGCCGGCATATATTGCTGCAGTTTCTTGCCGAGGCGCTCGTGATCAGCGGGGTGGGTGGGTTCGGCGGGATTGTGCTGGCGTATATCGTCAGCTATTCGGTGGGGAGTATCACGTTCTATAGCGCGATTGCCACGGGTGCGGAGGCGGCGGATATTCGGCTGCTGATTTCGCCGCAGAGTGTGCTGGCGGCTTCGGTGATCCTGATTGTTGTGGGGACGGTGAGCGGGATGGTTCCCGCGATCCAGGCTTCGAAGCTGAACCCGATCGAGGCGCTGCGGTACGAGTAG
- a CDS encoding tyrosine-type recombinase/integrase, whose product MTHLRQIMLEELERRNYAPSTIRAYISTVEHFARHFHCAPDKLGPDHIRQYQAAMFRNWKLAPNTVTQRLAALRFLYIQVLRRGWSVAQTPYPKKVLHLPQILSQQEVARLIDATETPFQRILVMTLYATGARRAEVARLKVTDIDSQRMVVHIRGGKGRKDRDVMLSPALLEALRTYWRGLRHKPGEWLFPGNRWHTSSRPVTTKVLWTACQQAALRAGLEHKHIHPHTLRHCFATHLLEAGADLRTIQILLGHRDLEETTIYLHLSNKHLSATASPLDMLQLATSREAIRSV is encoded by the coding sequence GTGACCCATCTACGTCAGATCATGCTGGAAGAGTTGGAGCGCCGCAACTACGCTCCGTCCACGATTCGCGCCTACATCAGCACCGTCGAGCACTTTGCTCGTCATTTCCATTGTGCGCCGGACAAGCTTGGCCCGGACCACATCCGCCAGTATCAGGCTGCGATGTTCCGCAACTGGAAGCTGGCTCCCAACACGGTCACGCAGCGGCTGGCGGCGTTGCGCTTCCTCTACATTCAGGTGCTGAGGCGTGGGTGGAGCGTCGCCCAGACACCCTACCCGAAGAAGGTCTTGCATCTTCCGCAGATCCTCAGTCAGCAGGAGGTCGCTCGTCTGATCGATGCGACGGAGACGCCGTTCCAACGCATCCTGGTCATGACGCTCTATGCCACGGGAGCGCGACGGGCGGAGGTGGCGCGGCTGAAGGTGACCGACATCGACAGTCAACGGATGGTGGTTCACATCCGAGGAGGCAAGGGGCGCAAGGATCGGGATGTGATGTTGAGTCCGGCGCTGCTTGAAGCGCTGCGAACTTACTGGCGCGGGCTTCGGCACAAGCCGGGCGAGTGGCTGTTTCCCGGCAACCGATGGCATACGTCGAGCCGCCCGGTTACTACCAAGGTGCTGTGGACAGCATGTCAGCAGGCCGCGCTCCGCGCCGGCCTGGAGCATAAGCACATCCATCCGCATACCCTGCGCCACTGCTTCGCGACGCATCTGCTGGAGGCAGGCGCCGACCTCCGCACGATCCAGATCCTGCTCGGCCATCGAGATCTTGAAGAGACCACGATCTATCTGCACCTCTCCAACAAGCACCTGAGCGCAACAGCAAGTCCGCTCGACATGCTTCAGCTCGCGACATCACGAGAAGCGATACGCAGCGTATAA
- the thiD gene encoding bifunctional hydroxymethylpyrimidine kinase/phosphomethylpyrimidine kinase, with protein MSTVLTIAGFDPSSGAGVTADLAVFAAHGLFGTSCITALTVQNTLGVAAVHPVAGDVVRATLEHLWVDVPPVGIKIGMLGTAECVKAVVGFLDGLGEARPMVVLDPVLRSTSGKALLDEGGVALMRDELLPLVDWATPNVAELGVLAGKAEPGREEIAGMGRELQAGVPGLGLLVTGGHLERPDDLLLMPFDGVKPGGQFWLSGRRVETTATHGTGCALSSAFLSRMVNGDGPLEAARGAKHYVAEAMRRAVPIGHGHGPMAHLWPLAGLVR; from the coding sequence ATGTCTACGGTTTTAACGATTGCGGGGTTCGATCCTTCTTCTGGTGCGGGAGTGACGGCGGATCTTGCGGTATTTGCAGCGCATGGGCTGTTTGGGACTTCGTGCATTACGGCGCTGACGGTGCAGAATACGCTAGGTGTGGCGGCCGTTCATCCGGTGGCGGGTGATGTGGTGCGGGCTACGCTCGAGCATCTGTGGGTGGATGTGCCGCCGGTGGGGATCAAGATCGGGATGCTTGGGACGGCTGAGTGCGTGAAGGCGGTGGTGGGATTTCTGGATGGGTTGGGAGAAGCGAGGCCGATGGTTGTGCTGGATCCGGTGCTGCGTTCGACTTCGGGGAAGGCCTTGCTGGATGAGGGGGGCGTTGCGCTGATGCGGGATGAGTTACTGCCTCTGGTGGACTGGGCGACTCCGAATGTGGCGGAGCTTGGGGTGCTTGCTGGGAAGGCTGAACCGGGGAGGGAAGAGATCGCCGGGATGGGGCGAGAGTTGCAGGCTGGAGTGCCGGGGCTTGGTCTGCTGGTGACGGGTGGGCATCTGGAGCGGCCGGATGATCTGCTCCTGATGCCGTTTGATGGAGTCAAGCCGGGCGGGCAGTTCTGGCTGAGTGGAAGGCGGGTGGAGACGACTGCGACGCATGGGACGGGGTGTGCGCTTTCGAGTGCGTTTCTAAGCAGGATGGTGAATGGGGATGGGCCGCTCGAGGCTGCGCGTGGGGCGAAGCACTATGTGGCCGAGGCGATGCGGCGGGCGGTGCCGATCGGGCATGGGCACGGGCCGATGGCGCATCTGTGGCCGCTGGCGGGATTAGTGCGATAG
- a CDS encoding lipopolysaccharide biosynthesis protein, which yields MSGVRGIAKNLSALFSSHVIAVLQQVALVPLFLHVYGRAGYGEWLAISAAVSYLGTLDFGVQTFVNQDLTVRYHRGDMDEFHVNQSTALRLLLGIVATAALVATCAFVLPLQHMLKMDGFHGDPVVAPLVVQTAVFFMALQALINIIFGYFAGTFMVLGKAYVGAYWNNAKNLTLIGTALVAVLLHASFAGIAVAQCSGLAVCLLLQMAHLHRTGPDIFPTLRYWDGALVTKILKPSGYFALIFSSNFLVYQLPILILQRTAGGAAVTLFSVMRTIFSMTRNLLNALTQAIGPEVTSLFAKNDWKGLSRLYNYSERLIFAVIPIANVGVLYLCPFLLTIWLKQPQLFDPGVYLLSAATSIVMSTKEHKFQFQFSTNTHQELARFMFGSYVGLGALWVAFIPRFGLKGLLWSWLAVETAQLVYLVHLNARFFRGQEELDKRYLVRLGLLSGAFLLGAVFALPYTWHLPLAEQVGIAVVNGGLLLGLGVPLYDLVPVWGKFQGRLRKRFA from the coding sequence GTGAGCGGCGTTCGCGGGATCGCCAAGAACCTGTCGGCTCTTTTCTCGTCGCATGTGATCGCGGTGTTGCAGCAGGTGGCGCTGGTCCCGCTTTTCCTTCATGTGTACGGCAGGGCAGGATATGGGGAGTGGCTTGCGATCTCGGCGGCGGTCTCGTATCTGGGCACGCTCGACTTTGGTGTGCAGACGTTCGTCAACCAGGACCTGACGGTGCGGTACCATCGCGGCGACATGGACGAGTTTCATGTGAACCAATCGACGGCGTTGCGGCTTTTGCTTGGGATTGTGGCAACCGCGGCGCTGGTGGCGACGTGTGCGTTTGTGCTTCCGCTGCAGCATATGTTGAAGATGGATGGTTTCCACGGAGACCCGGTGGTGGCTCCGCTGGTGGTGCAGACGGCGGTGTTCTTCATGGCGCTGCAGGCGCTGATCAACATTATCTTCGGATATTTTGCCGGGACGTTCATGGTTCTCGGCAAGGCTTACGTTGGGGCTTACTGGAACAATGCGAAGAACCTTACGCTGATTGGGACGGCACTGGTGGCAGTGCTGCTGCACGCGTCGTTCGCGGGGATCGCGGTGGCGCAGTGCTCCGGGCTTGCGGTGTGCCTCCTGTTGCAGATGGCGCATCTTCATCGGACGGGGCCGGATATCTTTCCGACGCTGCGGTATTGGGACGGTGCGCTTGTGACGAAGATCCTGAAGCCTTCGGGATACTTTGCGCTGATCTTTTCGAGCAATTTTCTTGTGTATCAATTGCCGATACTTATTCTGCAGCGGACCGCCGGGGGCGCCGCGGTGACGCTTTTTTCGGTGATGCGGACGATCTTCTCGATGACGCGCAACCTGCTGAACGCGCTGACGCAGGCGATCGGGCCGGAGGTGACGAGCCTTTTTGCGAAGAACGACTGGAAGGGGCTGAGCCGACTGTACAACTACTCGGAGCGGCTGATCTTCGCGGTGATCCCGATCGCGAATGTTGGCGTGCTTTACCTGTGTCCGTTCCTGCTGACAATCTGGCTAAAGCAGCCGCAGTTGTTCGATCCGGGAGTGTACCTGCTGAGTGCCGCGACCTCCATCGTGATGTCCACCAAGGAGCACAAGTTTCAGTTTCAGTTTTCGACGAATACGCACCAGGAGCTGGCGCGGTTCATGTTCGGATCGTACGTGGGGCTGGGGGCGCTCTGGGTCGCGTTCATTCCACGGTTTGGGTTGAAAGGCCTGCTCTGGAGTTGGCTGGCGGTGGAGACGGCGCAGCTTGTTTATCTCGTGCATCTGAATGCGAGGTTCTTCCGGGGGCAGGAGGAGCTGGATAAGAGATACCTTGTGCGGCTCGGGCTACTTTCCGGTGCTTTTCTGCTTGGGGCGGTGTTTGCTCTGCCTTACACGTGGCACCTTCCACTCGCGGAGCAGGTGGGGATTGCGGTGGTGAACGGCGGGCTTCTGCTTGGGCTTGGGGTGCCGCTGTATGACCTTGTGCCGGTGTGGGGGAAATTCCAGGGACGGCTGAGGAAGAGATTTGCCTAG
- a CDS encoding glutathione peroxidase produces the protein MRKFALLLLLCISSFAVAGSAPPIYNYKLKTIDGDPTSLAPYKGKVLLLVNVASACGFTPQYTALESLYEKYKDRGLVVIGIPANNFANQESGTDAEIKTFCNRKYHVTFPIMSKVSVLGPDKIPLYQYLTDKSTHPAIGGDIKWNFTKFLVARNGTPVARFEPAITPDSPQVITAVESALHMP, from the coding sequence ATGCGCAAGTTCGCCCTCCTTCTGCTGCTCTGCATCTCCAGCTTTGCCGTCGCCGGCTCAGCTCCGCCCATCTACAACTACAAGCTCAAGACCATCGACGGTGACCCCACCTCCCTCGCCCCCTACAAAGGCAAGGTCCTCCTCCTCGTCAACGTCGCCAGCGCCTGCGGCTTCACCCCCCAGTACACCGCGCTCGAGAGCCTCTACGAGAAGTACAAGGACCGCGGCCTCGTCGTCATCGGCATCCCCGCCAACAACTTCGCCAACCAGGAATCCGGCACCGACGCCGAGATCAAGACCTTCTGCAACCGCAAGTACCACGTCACCTTCCCCATCATGTCCAAGGTCTCCGTCCTCGGCCCCGACAAGATCCCCCTCTACCAGTACCTCACCGACAAGTCCACCCACCCCGCCATCGGCGGAGACATCAAATGGAACTTCACCAAGTTCCTCGTAGCCCGCAACGGCACCCCCGTAGCCCGCTTCGAACCCGCCATTACCCCCGACTCCCCCCAGGTCATCACCGCCGTAGAGTCCGCCCTCCACATGCCGTAA
- a CDS encoding glycosyltransferase family 4 protein has protein sequence MRIVQTVFGVFHHFELARQLHQRGHLERIYSTWPWARLKREGLPRELVSTYPWVHTPEMLLQRYGVKNPWLLDQISYANALSFDAYTSRRLARKPAPDALIAISGSSLKTGAELQSRGARLICDRGSSHQRYQEQIVSDEYRRWGVDRPVTDIRDILREEKIYAIADAITVPSTFAARSFIESGVDPAKLHVIPYGVRLEQFIKSGEPPRDRFEVLFAGSVGLRKGIPYLLEAFAQLSRGAKRLRIAGSLHPDLESVLPRLPQQHVEFLGPVDQATLATLMSTSHVLALPSIEDGFGLVIGQALACGCPVIVSEHTGGPDMITEGVEGFIIPIRDASTLRDRMQQICDESHLQSRMRAAGLARMQHLGGWDDYGGRWESLLHTLTGR, from the coding sequence ATGCGCATCGTTCAAACAGTCTTCGGTGTCTTCCATCACTTCGAACTAGCCCGCCAGCTTCATCAACGAGGCCACCTCGAGCGCATCTACTCGACCTGGCCGTGGGCCCGCCTGAAACGCGAAGGCCTCCCACGAGAGCTAGTCAGCACCTATCCCTGGGTCCACACGCCCGAGATGCTCCTCCAGCGTTACGGCGTCAAGAACCCTTGGCTCCTCGACCAGATCTCCTACGCCAACGCCCTCTCCTTCGACGCCTACACCTCGCGCCGGCTTGCGCGCAAACCCGCGCCCGACGCCCTCATCGCCATCTCCGGCTCCTCCCTGAAAACTGGCGCTGAACTCCAATCGCGCGGCGCCCGCCTCATCTGCGATCGCGGCTCCTCACATCAGCGCTATCAGGAGCAGATCGTCTCCGACGAGTACCGCCGCTGGGGTGTCGACCGCCCAGTCACCGATATCCGCGACATCCTGCGCGAAGAGAAGATCTACGCCATCGCCGACGCCATCACCGTCCCGTCCACCTTCGCCGCGCGATCGTTCATCGAAAGCGGCGTCGATCCGGCAAAGCTCCACGTCATCCCGTACGGCGTCCGCCTCGAACAGTTCATCAAATCCGGCGAGCCCCCCAGAGACCGCTTCGAAGTCCTCTTCGCCGGCTCCGTCGGCCTGCGCAAAGGCATTCCCTATCTCCTCGAAGCCTTTGCACAACTTAGCCGCGGAGCAAAGCGCCTGCGCATCGCGGGCTCCCTTCATCCCGACCTGGAGAGCGTCCTTCCCCGTCTTCCCCAGCAGCATGTGGAGTTCCTAGGGCCTGTCGATCAAGCCACCCTCGCAACGCTCATGAGCACAAGCCACGTCCTCGCCCTGCCCAGCATCGAGGATGGCTTCGGCCTCGTCATCGGCCAGGCACTTGCCTGCGGATGCCCCGTCATCGTCTCCGAACATACCGGCGGGCCCGACATGATCACCGAAGGCGTCGAGGGCTTCATCATCCCGATTCGCGACGCATCAACACTCCGCGATCGCATGCAGCAGATCTGCGACGAGTCACACCTGCAATCCCGCATGCGAGCGGCAGGGCTCGCCCGCATGCAACATCTCGGCGGATGGGACGACTACGGCGGTCGCTGGGAGAGCCTCCTCCACACCCTCACCGGCCGCTAG